In Oryza brachyantha chromosome 1, ObraRS2, whole genome shotgun sequence, the following are encoded in one genomic region:
- the LOC102710821 gene encoding pentatricopeptide repeat-containing protein At1g71060, mitochondrial, with amino-acid sequence MRRLCRPAAHLLCSARSTRSGYACNILDEMPLPPSMLPRCMLLVRVHHLFGGMRGPGFCTTVGSEPAGEVRFTVVPCDAQEELAPGVSEAAERVCRVVSAQPEHRIAPALDALGVTVSPQLVAEVLKNLSNAGILALAFFRWAERQQGFRYSTEGFHNLIEALGKIKQFKLVWSLVEAMRCRRCLSKDTFRIIVRRYARARKVKEAVETFEKMPSFGLKTDLSDYNWLIDILSKSKQVKKAHAIFKEMKRKGRFIPDLKTYTVLMEGWGHEKDLLMLKAVYQEMLHAGIKPDVVAYGMLISAFCKSGRCDEAIKVFHEMEERGCMPSPHIYCMLINGLGSAGRLDEALKYFQLSKESGFPMEVPTCNAVIGAYCRVSKFSHAFRMVDEMRKSGIGPNARTYDIILNHLIKSEKIEEAYKLFQGMETDGCEPQLNTYTMMVGMFCSNERVDMALKVWKQMKEKGVLPCMHMFSALINGLCFENRLEEACVYFQEMLDKGIRPPGQLFSNLKEALEGGGRISLAQEMAQKLDMLRKTPMRG; translated from the coding sequence ATGCGCCGCCTCTGCCGCCCAGCAGCCCACCTGCTTTGCTCTGCAAGGAGCACCCGCTCTGGGTATGCCTGCAACATTCTTGATGAAATGCCCCTGCCACCTTCCATGCTGCCACGCTGCATGTTACTGGTTCGCGTGCATCACTTGTTCGGCGGAATGCGAGGGCCAGGGTTCTGCACCACGGTAGGCTCCGAACCTGCTGGGGAGGTACGGTTCACGGTGGTGCCGTGCGATGCCCAGGAGGAGCTGGCCCCAGGCGTGTCTGAGGCCGCCGAAAGGGTCTGCCGTGTAGTGTCTGCCCAGCCAGAGCATAGAATTGCGCCAGCGCTTGATGCACTCGGGGTAACTGTCTCACCGCAGCTGGTGGCCGAGGTTCTCAAGAACCTGAGCAATGCTGGCATTCTTGCACTTGCTTTCTTCCGGTGGGCAGAGAGGCAGCAAGGCTTCAGATATTCAACCGAGGGATTCCATAATTTGATCGAAGCTCTCGGCAAGATCAAACAGTTCAAGCTGGTGTGGAGCTTGGTGGAGGCTATGCGATGTCGGCGCTGTCTGTCCAAGGACACATTCAGGATCATCGTCAGGAGGTATGCACGGGCCAGGAAGGTCAAGGAGGCTGTTGAGACATTTGAGAAGATGCCCAGTTTTGGGCTGAAAACGGACTTGTCAGATTACAACTGGCTGATTGATATATTGAGCAAGTCCAAGCAAGTGAAGAAGGCACATGCTATCTTCAAGGAGATGAAGAGAAAAGGTAGGTTCATACCTGATCTGAAGACATACACCGTCCTCATGGAAGGCTGGGGCCATGAGAAGGACTTGCTGATGCTCAAAGCAGTATACCAAGAAATGCTACATGCAGGCATTAAGCCTGATGTCGTTGCATATGGGATGCTAATCAGTGCATTTTGCAAGTCTGGCAGATGTGATGAGGCTATCAAGGTGTTCCATGAGATGGAAGAGAGAGGTTGCATGCCAAGCCCTCATATATACTGTATGCTTATCAATGGGCTTGGTTCGGCAGGGAGACTAGATGAAGctttgaaatattttcaacTCTCTAAAGAAAGTGGGTTCCCCATGGAAGTACCTACGTGCAATGCAGTTATTGGGGCTTACTGCAGAGTCTCAAAGTTTTCACATGCTTTCAGAATGGTTGATGAGATGAGAAAGAGTGGCATTGGGCCAAATGCCCGCACCTATGATATCATTCTCAACCATCTTATAAAATCTGAAAAGATAGAAGAGGCCTACAAACTATTCCAGGGAATGGAAACAGATGGCTGTGAGCCTCAGCTCAATACATATACAATGATGGTTGGTATGTTCTGTAGCAATGAAAGAGTTGATATGGCCTTGAAGGTCTGGAAGCAAATGAAAGAGAAGGGTGTTCTACCATGTATGCATATGTTTTCAGCATTGATCAATGGGTTATGCTTTGAAAACCGGCTGGAAGAAGCATGTGTATATTTCCAGGAGATGTTGGACAAAGGAATTAGGCCACCAGGTCAACTTTTTAGTAATCTGAAAGAAGCGCTTGAAGGAGGAGGCAGAATTAGCTTGGCACAGGAGATGGCTCAAAAGCTAGATATGTTACGTAAAACACCAATGCGTGGCTGA